One window of Pungitius pungitius unplaced genomic scaffold, fPunPun2.1 scaffold_48, whole genome shotgun sequence genomic DNA carries:
- the LOC134109761 gene encoding uncharacterized protein LOC134109761 — translation MLDKHRLEVRNPQRKGKVGNQWVKDYLTEYAESFPQVSSLLEANIHRCIYGQKGFEHYTFEEMWELYSQYLTQKDRPEHFSAEQRELTHKAYTSVRRWLHTPVTHITSVQMKRFRKYLKEKEQASTRCDPSSSADDDAELVAASQEVEDLLKFQEPPCRKTGRQSQDFRPTDRTKPRSQSETANLPTTPVRPRQPETPPAHRDPVHIQGS, via the exons ATGCTCGACAAGCACAGACTGGAGGTTAGAAacccacagagaaaaggaaaggtggggaACCAGTGGGTGAAGGACTACCTCACAGAATATGCAGAGAGCTTCCCACAAGTCTCCAGTCTCCTTGAGGCCAACATCCACAGGTGTATCTACGGCCAGAAAGGATTTGAGCATTACACCTTTGAGGAGATgtgggagctttacagtcagtACCTCACCCAAAAGGACAGGCCAGAGCACTTCAGTGCTGAGCAGAGGGAGCTCACACACAAGGCCTACACTTCTGTGAGGAGGTGGCTGCACACACCAGTGACCCACATCACAAGCGTGCAGATGAAGAGGTTCAGGAAATACCTCAAAGAGAAGGAGCAG GCTAGCACTAGGTGTGATCCCTCATCTTCGGCAGATGATGACGCTGAATTGGTTGCTGCAAGCCAGGAAGTTGAAG ACTTGCTGAAGTTCCAAGAGCCTCCATGTCGCAAAACTGGCAGGCAGAGCCAGGATTTCCGACCCACAGACAGGACAAAGCCGAGGAGTCAGTCTGAGACGGCAAATCTGCCCACGACCCCCGTGAGGCCCaggcagccggagacccct CCAGCCCACAGAGACCCCGTCCACATCCAGGGGTCCTGA